The following is a genomic window from Amycolatopsis australiensis.
CCGCGTGGAGCGCGACGGTCGTCTTACCGGAGGACTCCGGGCCGTAGATCTCGACGACGCGGCCGCGGGGCAGGCCGCCGATGCCGAGGGCGACGTCGAGGGCGATCGCGCCGGTGGGGATCACGGCGATGGGCGGGCGGGATTCCTCGCCGAGGCGCATCACCGAGCCCTTGCCGTACTGCTTGTCGATCTGCGCGAGCGCGAGCTCGAGCGCCTTGTCCTTGTCGGGTGCTGCAGGCATGGAAGTCCACCTCGCTGGTCGAAGCCCCGTCTCTGCCGGGGGCTCTGTGTCGGTTCTTCAGCTGTCCGGTCCGACGCTAGCGGCGGGGACCGACAATTCCAGGCGCGGCGCCCAATCTGTGGATCGCTGGACCCGATGTGGACAACACCATAGACGAACACCTGTTCGAGGTCGGCAGCGACACGCCCTTGCGCTAGGATTTTCGCCCGCCCGGGTCAGGACCCGTCCGTGTTCGCCCAGGTCAGCGTCGTTCGGGCGGGACGTCGAAGGCGTCGCAGACCTCTCGCCAGATCTCCTTCGCCGGAATTCCCGCGGTCAGCGCCTGGTCGACGGTGCGCCCGCCGAGCCCGCTGAGCACGTGGTCCCTGGCCAGCACCTGGGCCCGCCCGGGGCCGAACTCCTCGGCCATCAGCCGCCGGAAAACCGTGATCCGCATCGGGCCCACTCTAACCGGGCGTCGCGAAGGGACCGTTCGCGCCCGCGCTCCGGACCCGGTCACTCCCCCGGCTGCACGCTCGCCTCGAAGTAGTCGGCCAGCGTGCCCGGCGTGGTCGCCGCGGCCTGGTCGCTGGTGTTCAGCTGGTAGATGAACCCCACGAGCGGCCGGTCCGAGACCGTGAACACGAGCACCGCCGACGTCTTGCCAGCCGCCGACGAGTAGTGGCCCTTGAGCCCGTTGCCCGCCCAGTCGGCCTCGGTGCGGTCGCCGCCCGCCGAGGCGAGCAGGCCGTCGGTGTATTGCTTGAGCGTGGCGGCGTCCTCGCCGTGGACGTAGGTCACCTGCGTGCCCGCCCGGCCCGGCGCGGAGCAGGTCGAGGCCGGGCCGAGGCTCTTCGCCGGCGCCGCCGGGCCGTTGCCCATGCCCGGCTTGCAGTCCCCGGTGTCGGCGATCTTCCCGGCGAGCTGGCGCAGACAGCCGGTGAGGCCCTTGTCGTCCGCGTGCCCCGGCTTCTGGCACTGCTCCGCGGTGTAGGTCGGCACCGAAGACGACGACGTCAGGAAGAACGTCAGCCCGGCCGCGAGCACCACCACGACCGCGGCCGCGATCCCGATGACCAGCTTCTTCTTCCCGCCACGCTTCGGCTCGGCCTGCTCCGCGGCGGGCGAGTACGCGGGGAAGTTCGACGGCACCGGCTGCGGCCCGCTGGGCGGGAAGTTCGAGGGTGCGTACCCCGGGTACTGCGGCGGCGGAGGCGGGGGCGCGTACTGCGGGCGGTGCGGCGGGGCGCCGGCGGCCACCGCCCCTTCGACGGCCTGGGTGCGCACGCCGTCGCGGGCCACGTGCTGGGCCCCGAGCGCGACGGCCGTCTCCGGCTGGTCGAGGCTCGCGGGCACGACGCCGAGCTTCTCCGCGATCATCGTGCCGACCAGCGGCAGCCTGCTCGACCCGCCGACGAGGTAGATGCCGGCCAGCCGGTCCGGGGTCAGCCCGGCAGAGCGCAGCGTCCGCGACAGCAGCTCGACGCTGCGCAGCATCGCCGGCCGGACCAGTCCTTCCAGCTCACCGCGGGTGACCAGGACGTCCTTGAACGGCTCGGGCATCGGCACCTCGGTCTGCGGATGCCGCGACAGCGCCTCCTTGGCCGCCTTGACGTCCTCCTGCAGCGCGCGCCGGGTGCGCCGGTCGCCGGTCGACTCGGGGCGCAGCAGCCGCTGCCAGCGCTGCGGGTCGGAGTGCGAGACCTCGCGCCCGACGTGCACCATCAGCGCCTGGTCGACGTCGAGGCCGCCGAGGTCGGGCAGGCCGTCCTCGGCGAGCACGGTGAAGCCGTTCTGCGTGGCCCCGACGACGGCGACGTCGAACGTGCCCGCGCCGAGGTCGTAGACGGCCAGCGCCTGGCCGGGGGCCAGCGACCGGCCGGGGAACGACGCGAAGTGCGCGGCTGCGGCGACCGGTTCGGGCACCAGCAGGATGTTCTGCCCCATCCCGGCGAGCCGGGCGGCGGACAGCAGCACGGTGCGGCGGGTCTGGCCCCACTGCGCGGGGTGGGTCAGCCGGACTTCGTCGGGCTGTTCGCCGCCGAGCTGGCGGGAGGTCTCTTCGAGCACCCGGCGCAGGACGGCGGCCAGCGCGTCGGTCACCGGGACGACGTCGGTGCCGAGCAGCAGGGTCTGCTCGTCGATGCGGCGCTTCGGGTTCGGCTCGAACCGCGTCGGGTCGAGGCGGGCGCGGCGCTCGGCGTCGCGGCCGACCATGATCGTGCCCTCTTCGGTGGCGAACACCGCCGACGGCATGGTGGCCGAGCCGTCGACCTCGACCACCCGGGGCGGCCTGCCGTGCGCCGAAAGGACGGCGACGGTGTTGGACGTCCCGAGGTCCACCGACAGGATCCGCAACTGCACTCCCCTTCGCGAAACACGCCTCGACGGCGCTCGCGGTGATGCTGCCATGCGCGCGGTCACCGTGCGTGCGGACCCGCGAAAGTCACCGCCGCTTGACGCGGGCGGTGATCAAGGTGCACGATAGTTGCGCAGTTCGGTCAACCGAGTTGCACAAACTGCGCATAGGAGCGTGCGATGCCGAAGCTGCTCGTCCTCGGGGACGACCTCACGGGCAGCAACGCGACCGGCGCGCTGTACGCCCGCTTCGGGCTGCGCGCGGTTTCGGTCAACGCGCCCCTGGAACCGGACGCGCCGTGCCTGCGCGCGGAAAGCGGGATCGACGCGCTGGTGGTGAACCTTGGTACCCGGCACGCTTCGCCGGCACACGCCGGGGAAGCGGTCCGCCGGGCCGTCGAGCTGGCCGGCCCGGTCGAGCTGACGGTGAAGCGCGTGGACACGACGTTGCGCGGCAACGTCGGCGTGGAGACCGAGGCCGTCCTGGCGTCGGCGCCGGACGCCCGCGCGCTGGTCGTCCCCGCGTTCCCGGACGCGGGGCGGGTCACGCTCGGCGGCCTGCACCTGGTGGACGGCGTGCCACTGGCCGAAAGCCCGGCCGCGCGCGATCCGCTGGCGCCGGTCCGGTCCTCGCGGATCCGCACGCTCCTGCAGCCGACGCGGCGCGCGATCGCCGAACTGCCGCTCGACGTGGTCGAGGAGGGCGTGGAGGCGGTGGTGGCCGCGTTGCGCCGTCCGGCCGGGATCGTCGTCTGCGACGCCACGACGAACCGGCACCTCACCACCGTCGCGAAGGCCGCGGCCCGCCTGGCGGCGGAAGGCACGCGGTGGATCTCGGTCGACTCCGGGCCGTTCGGCGTCCGGCTGGCCGCGGCGCTGGGCCTCGCGCCCGGCCACGAAACCGTCCCGCCGGTACTCGCGGTGGTCGGCAGCATCACCGGGCAGACCCGTGACCAGGTACTGGAAACCGAGCTGGTGCTGGACGCGCGGTACGTCGACGTCGACGCCGGGCGGCCCGATCCGGCCGCCGTCGCCGCCGCGGCCGGAAAGCTGCTCGCCGCCGGGCACCGCGTGGTCGGCATCCGCACCCGGGCACCCGATCCGGGCGCGCCGATCGACCCGCAGGTCGCGGCGCGGATCCCGCCGGCACTCGGCGAAGCGGCCCGGCTCGTGCTCGGCGCGCACCGGATCGGCGGGCTGTACGCCACCGGCGGCGACATCGCCGTCGAAGTCACGAAGGCGCTCGGGGCCGAAGGCTTCGAGATCGACACCGAGGTACTGCCGCTGGCGGTCGCCGGGCGGCTCTCCGGCGGCCCGCACGCCGGGCTGCCCTTCGCCACGAAGGGCGGGCTGATCGGCGGGCGCGATGCCGCCGTGGCCTGCCTGGAACACCTGAACCACGTCCTGGCCACCGGAAGGAAGAACCCGTGAGCGACCTCCCGATCCTCGCCGTCACCCTCGGCGACCCCGTCGGCATCGGCCCGGAGATCACCCTGAAGACCCTGGCCGAGCCGGAGGCCTTGCAGCTGGCCCGTGGCGTCGCGGTCGGCGACGCGCCCGTGCTGGAACGCGTCGCCCGGCACCTGGGGCTGAACGTGGAGATCAACCCGATCGCCACGGTCGCCGACGCGCGGTTCACCACCGGCGTGATCGACGTGCTCAACCTCGGCGTGGTCACCGAAGACCTGCCGTGGGGCGAGGTGAACGCGACCGCGGGCGCGGCCGCCGTCGGCGCGATCGAAGTCGCCACCCGGCTCGCACTCGCCGGGGAGGTCGACGCGATCGTCACCGCGCCGATCAACAAGGAGGCGATCTGGGCGGCGGGCTCCCAGCACCTGGGGCACACCGAGATGCTCGGCGAGCTGACCGGGTCGACCCGGTTCAACACGATGTTCTGGGTTTCCGGGCTGAAGATCTTCTTCGCGACGCGGCACCTTTCGCTGCGCGAAGCGCTCGACAAGATCACCCGCGAAAACATCGAGCACGCGATTCGCGAGGCGTACACGGCGCTCGAAGTGTTCGGCACGGAGAAACCGAGACTCGCCGTGGCGGCGCTGAACCCGCACGGCGGGGAGAACGGCAAGTTCGGCGACGAAGAAATCGTCGCGATCGCTCCCGCGGTCGCCGCGGCGCGGGCGGCCGGGCTCGACGTGGTCGGCCCGATCCCCGCGGATTCCGTGTTCCACCAAGGGATCCAGGGCCGGTTCGACGGCGTGCTGTCGCTGTACCACGACCAGGGGCACATCGCGTCGAAGACCTACGACTTCGACGGCACGGTGTCGGTGACGGTCGGCCTGCCGATCCTGCGCACTTCGGTCGACCACGGCACGGCGTTCGACATCGCCGGCACCGGCCGGGCGTCGCACGGCACGATGCGCGCGGCGTTCAAGGCCGCGGCGACCCTGGCGCCGTACGCGCGGAAGCTGCCCGCCATCTACCCGCCGGCCGTCCGATGATCCCCCGCAAGCGCTGGGCGTACGTCATCCCGGTCGCGGTGGTCATGTACATGCTGGCCTACCTCGACCGCACGAACGTCGCGGTGATCCTGCCCTACATCGGCGACGACTTCCCGTTGTCCGCCAGCGCCAAGGGGCTGGCGAGCGGCATCTTCTTCGTCGGCTACCTCGTCCTGCAGATCCCGGCGGCGGTGCTGGCGGCGAAGTGGAGTGCCCGCAAGACGGTGCTGCTGCTGATGATCGCGTGGGCGTTCGCGGCGGTGCTGTGCGGCGTGGTGCAGAACGAGACGCAGCTGCACCTGGCCCGGCTGCTGCTCGGGCTGTTCGAGGGCGGTGTCTGGCCCGCCGTGCTGATCCTGCTGGCGTCGTGGTTCCCGCAGGCGGAACGAGCGAGGGCGAACGCGCTGTGGATGACCTGCCTGCCGATCTCGGCCATCATCATGTCCCCGCTGTCCGGGCTGATGCTCGACCACATGTCGTGGCGCTGGGTGTTCGTCCTGCAGGGCCTGCCACCGCTGGTGTGGGCCGTCGTCTGGTGGTTCGCGGTGGCCGACCGGCCGGCGAAGGCACGGTGGATCTCCGCCGAAGAGCGCGACTACCTCGAGACCACGCTGAAGGCGGAAGAAGACGCGAAGCCCGCGGTCGCCAAGCAGGGCTACCGGCAGGCGCTGGCGAACCGCCAGGTGCTGCTGCTGATCGGCGTCTACTTCTTCTGGATCACCGGGTTCTACGGCTTCTCGCTCTGGCTGCCCAGCGTGGTGAAGACGATGACCGGCGGGTCGGCGACCGCCGTCGGGTTCCTGTCGGCCGTGCCGTACGTCCTCGCGCTGGCGGGGATGGTCGCGTGCGCGCACTGGTCGGACCGGACCGGCAACCGGCGGCTCGCGGTCGCCGTGCCGCTGGTCGTCGCGATCGCCGGGCTGCTGCTCGGCAACCTCGTGCACTGGCCGGCCGCGGTGCAGCTGGTGCTGCTCTGCGTCGTCGCCACCGGCGTCTACATGCCGTAC
Proteins encoded in this region:
- a CDS encoding DUF3046 domain-containing protein; translation: MRITVFRRLMAEEFGPGRAQVLARDHVLSGLGGRTVDQALTAGIPAKEIWREVCDAFDVPPERR
- a CDS encoding Hsp70 family protein, which encodes MRILSVDLGTSNTVAVLSAHGRPPRVVEVDGSATMPSAVFATEEGTIMVGRDAERRARLDPTRFEPNPKRRIDEQTLLLGTDVVPVTDALAAVLRRVLEETSRQLGGEQPDEVRLTHPAQWGQTRRTVLLSAARLAGMGQNILLVPEPVAAAAHFASFPGRSLAPGQALAVYDLGAGTFDVAVVGATQNGFTVLAEDGLPDLGGLDVDQALMVHVGREVSHSDPQRWQRLLRPESTGDRRTRRALQEDVKAAKEALSRHPQTEVPMPEPFKDVLVTRGELEGLVRPAMLRSVELLSRTLRSAGLTPDRLAGIYLVGGSSRLPLVGTMIAEKLGVVPASLDQPETAVALGAQHVARDGVRTQAVEGAVAAGAPPHRPQYAPPPPPPQYPGYAPSNFPPSGPQPVPSNFPAYSPAAEQAEPKRGGKKKLVIGIAAAVVVVLAAGLTFFLTSSSSVPTYTAEQCQKPGHADDKGLTGCLRQLAGKIADTGDCKPGMGNGPAAPAKSLGPASTCSAPGRAGTQVTYVHGEDAATLKQYTDGLLASAGGDRTEADWAGNGLKGHYSSAAGKTSAVLVFTVSDRPLVGFIYQLNTSDQAAATTPGTLADYFEASVQPGE
- a CDS encoding four-carbon acid sugar kinase family protein, with the protein product MPKLLVLGDDLTGSNATGALYARFGLRAVSVNAPLEPDAPCLRAESGIDALVVNLGTRHASPAHAGEAVRRAVELAGPVELTVKRVDTTLRGNVGVETEAVLASAPDARALVVPAFPDAGRVTLGGLHLVDGVPLAESPAARDPLAPVRSSRIRTLLQPTRRAIAELPLDVVEEGVEAVVAALRRPAGIVVCDATTNRHLTTVAKAAARLAAEGTRWISVDSGPFGVRLAAALGLAPGHETVPPVLAVVGSITGQTRDQVLETELVLDARYVDVDAGRPDPAAVAAAAGKLLAAGHRVVGIRTRAPDPGAPIDPQVAARIPPALGEAARLVLGAHRIGGLYATGGDIAVEVTKALGAEGFEIDTEVLPLAVAGRLSGGPHAGLPFATKGGLIGGRDAAVACLEHLNHVLATGRKNP
- the pdxA gene encoding 4-hydroxythreonine-4-phosphate dehydrogenase PdxA, with the translated sequence MSDLPILAVTLGDPVGIGPEITLKTLAEPEALQLARGVAVGDAPVLERVARHLGLNVEINPIATVADARFTTGVIDVLNLGVVTEDLPWGEVNATAGAAAVGAIEVATRLALAGEVDAIVTAPINKEAIWAAGSQHLGHTEMLGELTGSTRFNTMFWVSGLKIFFATRHLSLREALDKITRENIEHAIREAYTALEVFGTEKPRLAVAALNPHGGENGKFGDEEIVAIAPAVAAARAAGLDVVGPIPADSVFHQGIQGRFDGVLSLYHDQGHIASKTYDFDGTVSVTVGLPILRTSVDHGTAFDIAGTGRASHGTMRAAFKAAATLAPYARKLPAIYPPAVR
- a CDS encoding MFS transporter, whose translation is MIPRKRWAYVIPVAVVMYMLAYLDRTNVAVILPYIGDDFPLSASAKGLASGIFFVGYLVLQIPAAVLAAKWSARKTVLLLMIAWAFAAVLCGVVQNETQLHLARLLLGLFEGGVWPAVLILLASWFPQAERARANALWMTCLPISAIIMSPLSGLMLDHMSWRWVFVLQGLPPLVWAVVWWFAVADRPAKARWISAEERDYLETTLKAEEDAKPAVAKQGYRQALANRQVLLLIGVYFFWITGFYGFSLWLPSVVKTMTGGSATAVGFLSAVPYVLALAGMVACAHWSDRTGNRRLAVAVPLVVAIAGLLLGNLVHWPAAVQLVLLCVVATGVYMPYGPFWAIPSRLLGIEVVAVAMGLINALGNLGGFAGPYLVGWLTDVTGSATTGFVVLAGFLAVAAGLAFFGLKPAAVKDSGHAPAATRNP